A single Sporosarcina sp. FSL W8-0480 DNA region contains:
- the nusG gene encoding transcription termination/antitermination protein NusG: protein MEKNWYVVHTYSGYENKVKANLEKRVETMGMQDKIFRVVIPEEQETDFKDGKKRTVMKKTFPGYVLVEIIMTDDSWYVVRNTPGVTGFIGSSGGGAKPTPLLPEEVDFILKQMGMKERKAEADFEVGETIEVLDGPFAHFQGKVEEIDQDKGKVRVSVDMFGRETIMELDFEQVQKL from the coding sequence ATGGAGAAAAATTGGTACGTTGTCCATACGTATTCAGGATACGAAAATAAGGTGAAAGCCAACCTGGAAAAACGTGTAGAGACAATGGGTATGCAAGATAAAATATTCCGGGTGGTCATCCCCGAAGAACAGGAAACTGACTTTAAAGACGGTAAAAAACGCACCGTCATGAAAAAGACGTTCCCTGGCTACGTCCTTGTTGAAATCATCATGACGGACGACTCTTGGTACGTCGTCAGAAACACACCAGGAGTAACAGGCTTCATCGGATCTTCAGGTGGTGGAGCTAAACCGACGCCATTATTGCCAGAAGAAGTAGATTTCATCCTTAAACAAATGGGTATGAAAGAGCGTAAAGCTGAGGCGGATTTCGAAGTTGGAGAAACAATTGAAGTCCTTGACGGACCATTTGCGCACTTCCAAGGGAAAGTGGAAGAAATTGATCAGGACAAAGGCAAGGTACGCGTTTCTGTAGATATGTTCGGTAGAGAAACGATTATGGAACTTGACTTTGAACAAGTTCAAAAATTGTAA
- the rplK gene encoding 50S ribosomal protein L11, with protein MAKKVTKIVKLQIPAGKANPAPPVGPALGQAGVNIMGFCKDFNARTADQAGLIIPVEITVFEDRSFTFITKTPPAAVLLKVAANLQKGSGEPNKKKVATVKRDKVREIAEQKMEDLNAASVEAAMAMVEGTARSMGITIED; from the coding sequence GTGGCTAAAAAAGTAACCAAAATTGTGAAATTGCAAATCCCTGCAGGTAAAGCTAACCCAGCTCCACCAGTTGGACCAGCACTTGGTCAAGCAGGTGTTAACATCATGGGATTCTGTAAAGATTTCAATGCACGTACAGCAGATCAAGCAGGCTTAATCATCCCTGTTGAAATAACTGTATTTGAGGACCGTTCATTCACATTCATTACAAAAACTCCACCAGCAGCAGTTTTGCTGAAAGTTGCAGCTAATCTTCAAAAGGGTTCAGGCGAACCTAACAAGAAGAAAGTAGCTACTGTAAAACGTGATAAAGTTCGCGAAATTGCAGAACAAAAGATGGAAGACCTTAACGCAGCATCGGTTGAAGCAGCGATGGCAATGGTTGAAGGTACTGCTCGCAGTATGGGAATCACGATCGAAGACTGA
- the rplA gene encoding 50S ribosomal protein L1, protein MAKRGKKFTEAAKLVDRTQVYDLKEAIELAKKTSTVNFDATVEVAFRLGIDTRKNDQQIRGAVVLPNGTGKTQRVLVFAKGEKLKEAEAAGADYAGDAEYITKIQQGWFDFDVIVATPDMMGEVGKIGRVLGPKGLMPNPKTGTVTFDVAKAVAEIKAGKVEYRADKAGIIHAPIGKASFDNEKLEENFKTVFETIQKAKPAAAKGTYMKSVNITTTMGPAVKIDPSSVVIK, encoded by the coding sequence ATGGCTAAAAGAGGTAAAAAGTTCACTGAGGCGGCAAAACTTGTTGACCGCACACAAGTGTACGACTTGAAAGAAGCGATTGAGCTTGCGAAAAAAACAAGCACAGTTAACTTCGATGCAACAGTTGAAGTCGCATTCCGTCTTGGAATCGACACTCGTAAAAACGACCAGCAAATCCGTGGGGCAGTTGTGCTTCCGAACGGAACTGGTAAAACTCAACGCGTTCTAGTTTTCGCTAAAGGCGAAAAATTGAAAGAAGCGGAAGCTGCAGGTGCAGACTATGCAGGCGATGCTGAGTACATCACTAAAATCCAACAAGGCTGGTTCGATTTCGACGTTATCGTTGCAACTCCGGACATGATGGGCGAAGTTGGTAAAATTGGTCGTGTATTAGGACCAAAAGGCTTAATGCCAAACCCTAAAACAGGTACAGTAACATTTGATGTTGCTAAAGCTGTTGCAGAAATCAAAGCAGGTAAAGTTGAATACCGTGCGGACAAAGCTGGTATCATTCACGCGCCAATCGGAAAAGCATCTTTCGATAACGAAAAGCTTGAAGAAAACTTTAAAACTGTATTTGAAACAATTCAAAAAGCTAAACCAGCTGCAGCGAAAGGGACTTACATGAAGTCTGTAAACATTACGACTACTATGGGCCCTGCGGTGAAAATCGATCCTTCGTCTGTAGTTATTAAATAA
- the rplJ gene encoding 50S ribosomal protein L10, with the protein MSKVLEAKQAVVEEISGKLKSAVSVVVVDYRGLNVGQVTELRKQLRDAGIDFKVYKNSMSRRAAESAGLEGLNEHLTGPNAIAFSTEDVVAPAKILNDFAKKNDKLEIKAGVIEGQIASVEEVKALAELPSREGLLSMLLSVLQAPMRNFALATKAVAEQKEEQGA; encoded by the coding sequence ATGAGCAAAGTATTAGAGGCTAAACAAGCAGTTGTTGAAGAGATTTCAGGCAAATTGAAATCAGCAGTTTCTGTTGTCGTTGTAGACTACCGTGGTCTTAACGTCGGTCAAGTTACGGAACTTCGTAAACAGCTTCGTGATGCAGGTATCGACTTCAAAGTTTACAAAAACTCAATGTCACGTCGTGCTGCTGAATCAGCGGGTCTTGAAGGGTTGAACGAACATTTGACAGGACCGAATGCAATTGCATTCTCAACTGAAGATGTTGTAGCTCCGGCTAAAATCCTTAACGATTTCGCTAAAAAGAACGACAAACTTGAGATCAAAGCAGGTGTGATTGAAGGACAAATCGCTTCTGTTGAAGAAGTTAAAGCGTTGGCTGAACTTCCTTCACGCGAAGGTCTTCTTTCCATGCTACTCAGCGTTCTTCAAGCTCCAATGCGCAACTTCGCGCTTGCAACAAAAGCAGTTGCAGAGCAAAAAGAGGAACAAGGCGCTTAA
- the rplL gene encoding 50S ribosomal protein L7/L12, producing MTKEQILDAIKEMTVLELNDLVKAIEEEFGVTAAAPVAMVGGAGAGEAAAEQTEFDVVLASAGDQKIKVIKVVRELTGLGLKEAKEVVDNAPKAIKEGVSKEEAEEMKAKLEEVGAGVEVK from the coding sequence ATGACTAAAGAACAAATCCTTGACGCGATTAAAGAAATGACAGTTCTTGAATTGAACGATCTTGTAAAAGCAATCGAAGAAGAATTCGGCGTAACTGCTGCAGCTCCAGTTGCAATGGTTGGCGGTGCGGGTGCTGGTGAAGCTGCTGCTGAGCAAACTGAATTCGACGTAGTTCTTGCATCTGCAGGAGACCAAAAAATTAAGGTTATCAAAGTTGTACGTGAACTTACTGGCCTTGGCTTGAAAGAAGCTAAAGAAGTAGTTGATAACGCTCCTAAGGCAATCAAAGAAGGCGTATCTAAAGAAGAAGCAGAAGAAATGAAAGCTAAACTTGAAGAAGTTGGCGCTGGCGTAGAAGTTAAGTAA
- a CDS encoding class I SAM-dependent methyltransferase, which produces MSDHYYSKNPTVKSDPKEWQVTIRGHRLRFKTDAGVFSKGELDFGSRLLAESFVIPEVDGDLLDVGCGYGPIGLSIAASFPNRNIHMVDVNERAMALSKDNAVLNDIKNVEIYPSDALSAVSKEGFAAVLTNPPIRAGKETVFRIYDDAFSKLKAGGELWVVIQKKQGAPSTITHLTELFGNVETVEKKKGYFILKSRKSIDASGHL; this is translated from the coding sequence ATGTCTGATCATTATTATTCTAAAAACCCCACTGTGAAAAGTGATCCGAAAGAATGGCAGGTTACAATTCGTGGCCATAGATTGCGTTTCAAGACGGATGCCGGTGTGTTTAGTAAGGGTGAGTTGGATTTTGGTTCACGTTTGTTGGCGGAATCCTTCGTCATACCTGAAGTAGATGGAGATCTGTTAGATGTCGGTTGTGGTTATGGTCCGATAGGTTTGTCGATTGCCGCATCTTTTCCGAATCGGAATATCCATATGGTCGATGTGAATGAACGGGCGATGGCGCTGTCAAAAGACAATGCAGTATTGAATGACATAAAGAATGTGGAGATTTATCCAAGCGACGCATTGTCGGCTGTTAGCAAGGAGGGTTTCGCTGCAGTGTTGACGAACCCACCCATCCGGGCAGGAAAAGAGACGGTATTTAGGATATACGATGATGCTTTTTCCAAACTGAAGGCAGGGGGAGAGTTGTGGGTTGTCATCCAGAAGAAACAGGGTGCCCCGTCGACAATTACCCATTTGACTGAGCTTTTCGGTAACGTGGAAACAGTGGAGAAGAAAAAGGGGTATTTTATATTGAAATCCCGAAAAAGTATTGACGCGTCTGGCCACTTGTGA
- the rpoB gene encoding DNA-directed RNA polymerase subunit beta, giving the protein MTGHLVQYGQHRQRRSFARINEVLELPNLIEIQTASYEWFLEEGLREMFRDISPIQDFTGNLSLEFIDYQLGEPKYPVDESKERDVTYAAPLRVKVRLHNKETEEVKEQDVFMGDFPLMTENGTFIINGAERVIVSQLVRSPSVYYNDKTDKNGKRGFAATVIPNRGAWLEYETDAKDVVHVRIDRTRKLPITVLLRALGFSTDQEIIDLIGENEYLLNTLEKDNTENSEKALLEIYERLRPGEPPTLDSARSLLFSRFFDPKRYDLANVGRYKMNKKLHLQNRLFNQTVAETLADPETGEILVEKDQLIDRRTLDRLLPHLEKGVGIQEISHVGGVLEEDITIQTIKIYAPKSEEKQVINVISNANIDESVKHVTPADIVASISYFFNLLHGVGNTDDIDHLGNRRLRSVGELLQNQFRIGLSRMERVVKERMSINDTQSIVPQQLINIRPVIASIKEFFGSSQLSQFMDQTNPLAELTHKRRLSALGPGGLTRERAGMEVRDVHYSHYGRMCPIETPEGPNIGLINSLSTFARVNKFGFIETPYRKVDPETNRVTARIDYLTADMEDNYVVAQANAPLNEDGSYVNEEVVGRFQGDNTVFKREQIDYMDVSPKQVVSAATACIPFLENDDSNRALMGANMQRQAVPLLNPEAPFVGTGMEHVSARDSGAAVLAKFHGIVEHVEAREIRIRRIETVDGKEVKGDLTIYKLENFIRSNQGTCYNQRPIVSVGDRVKPRDIIADGSSMEQGELALGRNVLVAFMTWDGYNYEDAIIMSERLVKDDVFTSIHIEEYESEARDTKLGPEEITRDIPNVGEEALRNLDDRGIIRIGAEVRDGDILVGKVTPKGVTELTAEERLLHAIFGEKAREVRDTSLRVPHGAGGIVLDVKVFNREDGDELPPGVNQLVRAYIVQKRKISVGDKMAGRHGNKGVISRILPESDMPYLPDGTPVDVMLNPQGVPSRMNIGQVLELHLGMAARNLGVHMASPVFDGANEEDVWSTMEEAGMDRDGKTILYDGRSGEAFDSRVSVGVMYLIKLAHMVDDKLHARSTGPYSLVTQQPLGGKAQFGGQRFGEMEVWALEAYGAAYTLQEILTVKSDDVVGRVKTYEAIVKGQSVPQPGVPESFKVLIKELQSLGLDVKMLTEEFEEIEMRDLDDDDDMQPTDALNLMTEDQTV; this is encoded by the coding sequence TTGACAGGTCATTTAGTTCAGTATGGTCAACACCGTCAGCGCAGAAGTTTCGCGCGGATCAATGAAGTTCTCGAGCTGCCGAATTTAATTGAAATCCAGACGGCATCTTATGAGTGGTTCTTGGAAGAAGGATTACGGGAGATGTTCCGTGATATTTCGCCAATCCAAGATTTCACAGGTAATCTTTCGTTGGAATTCATTGATTATCAACTTGGTGAACCGAAATACCCTGTTGATGAATCAAAAGAGCGTGACGTAACGTACGCGGCACCGCTACGTGTAAAAGTGCGCTTGCATAACAAGGAAACAGAAGAAGTTAAAGAGCAAGACGTTTTCATGGGAGATTTCCCGCTTATGACAGAAAACGGAACTTTCATCATTAATGGAGCGGAAAGGGTCATCGTATCCCAGCTCGTTCGATCCCCTAGCGTCTACTACAATGACAAGACGGACAAGAATGGAAAACGTGGATTTGCAGCTACTGTAATCCCTAACCGGGGTGCTTGGTTGGAATATGAAACGGATGCAAAAGATGTCGTTCATGTCCGAATTGACCGCACCAGAAAATTACCGATAACTGTTCTCTTACGTGCACTTGGTTTCTCTACAGATCAGGAAATCATCGACTTGATCGGTGAGAATGAATACTTACTCAACACGCTTGAAAAGGATAACACGGAGAACTCCGAAAAAGCTTTGCTTGAAATCTATGAACGCCTACGTCCTGGTGAGCCACCAACGTTGGATAGTGCAAGAAGCTTGTTATTCTCCCGTTTCTTCGACCCGAAAAGATATGACTTGGCCAATGTTGGTCGATACAAGATGAACAAGAAATTACATCTGCAAAACCGTCTATTCAATCAAACGGTTGCCGAAACACTTGCTGACCCTGAAACAGGTGAAATTTTAGTTGAGAAAGATCAACTGATTGACCGTAGAACATTGGACCGCCTACTTCCTCACCTTGAAAAGGGAGTTGGGATTCAAGAAATCTCGCATGTTGGTGGTGTTCTTGAAGAAGACATCACAATCCAAACAATTAAAATCTACGCTCCGAAAAGCGAAGAGAAGCAAGTGATCAATGTCATCTCCAATGCTAACATTGATGAATCAGTGAAGCATGTAACGCCAGCGGATATCGTTGCATCCATCAGCTATTTCTTCAACTTATTGCATGGAGTAGGGAATACGGATGACATCGACCATCTTGGAAATCGCCGCCTTCGTTCTGTAGGTGAATTGCTTCAAAACCAATTCCGTATTGGATTGTCCCGTATGGAACGTGTTGTTAAAGAACGTATGTCCATTAACGACACTCAATCTATCGTGCCACAGCAATTGATCAATATCAGACCGGTAATCGCGTCGATAAAAGAGTTTTTCGGAAGTTCACAGCTCTCACAATTCATGGACCAAACGAACCCTCTTGCAGAATTGACGCATAAGCGTAGATTGTCTGCTTTAGGACCTGGTGGATTGACAAGGGAACGTGCAGGTATGGAAGTGCGTGACGTTCACTACTCCCACTATGGACGTATGTGTCCGATTGAAACACCTGAGGGTCCGAACATTGGTTTGATCAACTCCCTATCGACATTTGCGAGAGTAAATAAATTCGGTTTCATTGAAACTCCTTATCGAAAGGTTGACCCTGAAACGAACCGCGTCACTGCTCGAATCGACTACTTGACTGCTGACATGGAAGACAACTATGTCGTCGCTCAAGCGAATGCTCCATTGAACGAAGATGGATCGTATGTCAATGAAGAAGTGGTCGGACGTTTCCAAGGTGACAATACAGTATTCAAACGTGAACAGATCGACTATATGGACGTATCTCCAAAACAGGTTGTATCTGCTGCGACAGCATGTATCCCGTTCCTTGAAAATGATGACTCGAACCGTGCATTGATGGGTGCGAACATGCAACGTCAAGCTGTGCCATTGTTGAATCCTGAAGCTCCGTTTGTCGGGACAGGAATGGAACATGTGTCGGCTCGTGACTCGGGTGCTGCGGTTCTTGCGAAATTCCACGGAATTGTTGAGCATGTAGAAGCAAGGGAAATCCGTATTCGCCGCATTGAGACGGTGGATGGCAAAGAAGTTAAGGGTGACCTTACTATTTACAAACTTGAAAACTTTATTCGCTCTAACCAAGGAACGTGTTATAACCAACGTCCAATTGTTAGTGTTGGAGATCGTGTAAAACCACGTGATATCATTGCGGATGGTTCTTCGATGGAACAAGGAGAGCTTGCGCTTGGACGTAACGTTCTTGTTGCCTTCATGACATGGGACGGATATAACTACGAGGATGCTATCATCATGAGTGAGCGTCTCGTGAAAGATGATGTATTCACATCGATTCACATCGAAGAATATGAATCAGAAGCACGTGACACGAAACTTGGACCTGAAGAAATTACAAGAGATATTCCGAATGTCGGGGAAGAAGCGCTTAGAAACCTTGATGACCGCGGTATCATCCGTATTGGTGCGGAAGTGCGCGACGGCGATATTCTTGTCGGTAAAGTAACGCCTAAAGGGGTTACTGAATTGACGGCTGAGGAAAGACTTCTTCATGCTATCTTCGGTGAAAAAGCACGTGAAGTACGGGATACATCATTACGTGTTCCTCACGGTGCAGGTGGAATTGTCCTCGATGTGAAAGTATTCAACCGCGAAGATGGTGACGAATTGCCACCTGGCGTAAACCAACTCGTCCGTGCGTATATTGTACAGAAACGTAAGATTTCAGTTGGGGATAAAATGGCTGGTCGACATGGTAACAAAGGGGTTATCTCCCGTATCTTACCGGAATCAGATATGCCTTATCTTCCTGACGGCACTCCAGTTGATGTCATGTTGAATCCACAAGGTGTTCCATCTCGTATGAACATCGGACAGGTACTTGAATTGCATTTAGGTATGGCTGCACGGAACTTGGGCGTTCATATGGCTTCGCCAGTATTTGACGGTGCGAACGAAGAAGACGTCTGGTCAACGATGGAAGAAGCAGGGATGGACCGTGATGGTAAGACGATCCTATACGATGGCCGCTCAGGTGAGGCGTTTGATAGCCGGGTATCTGTTGGTGTCATGTATTTGATCAAACTTGCGCACATGGTTGACGATAAGCTACATGCTCGTTCTACAGGACCTTACTCACTTGTAACGCAACAGCCGCTTGGAGGTAAAGCCCAGTTCGGTGGACAGCGTTTCGGGGAGATGGAAGTGTGGGCGCTTGAAGCATACGGCGCCGCTTATACATTGCAAGAGATCCTTACAGTCAAATCCGATGACGTCGTAGGTCGTGTGAAAACATATGAAGCGATTGTCAAAGGTCAAAGCGTTCCTCAACCAGGGGTTCCTGAATCATTCAAAGTATTGATCAAAGAGCTTCAGAGCCTTGGGTTGGATGTCAAGATGCTAACTGAAGAGTTCGAGGAAATTGAAATGCGTGATCTTGACGATGACGATGATATGCAACCAACAGACGCATTGAATCTCATGACTGAAGATCAAACAGTTTGA
- the rpoC gene encoding DNA-directed RNA polymerase subunit beta': protein MIDVNNFEYMKIGLASPDKIRSWSYGEVKKPETINYRTLKPEKDGLFCERIFGPTKDWECHCGKYKRVRYKGVVCDRCGVEVTRQKVRRERMGHIELAAPVTHIWYFKGIPSRMGLILDMTPRALEEIIYFASYVVVDPADTPLERKQLLSEKEYRLYREKYGSKFQALMGAEAIEQLLKAIDLDKETEMLKEELKTVQGQRRTRAIRRLEVVESFRNSGNRPEWMVLEVLPVIPPELRPMVQLDGGRFATSDLNDLYRRVINRNNRLKRLLDLGAPGIIVQNEKRMLQEAVDALVDNGRRGRPVTGPGNRPLKSLSHMLKGKQGRFRQNLLGKRVDYSGRSVIVVGPNLKMYQCGLPKEMAIELFKPFVMKELVERGLAHNIKSAKRKIERLHSEVWDVLEDVIREHPVLLNRAPTLHRLGIQAFEPMLVEGRAIQLHPLVCTAYNADFDGDQMAVHVPLSAEAQAEARLLMLAAQNILNPKDGKPVVTPSQDMVLGNYYLTLERAGSVGEGSVFSSTDEALIAYQTGHVHLHTRIAIQASSLNNPTFTEEQNRKLLLTTVGKLIFNEILPESFPYINEPTNHNLQIETPDKYFIDGTVNVKEHFQSAEVVLPFRKKILGNIIAEIFKKFHITETSRMLDRMKNLGFKYSTRAGITVGISDIVVLPNKDEILRDAQSKVDKVMQQFRRGLITEEERYDRVISYWSNAKDIIQDKLMDSLENTNPIYMMSDSGARGNASNFTQLAGMRGLMANPAGRIIELPIKSSFREGLTVLEYFISTHGARKGLADTALKTADSGYLTRRLVDVAQDVIVREDDCGTDRGLEISALKEGSEVIETLDERIEGRHTKKTIRHPETGEVIVPKDGLITADLSAAILEAGIEKVTIRSAFTCNAKHGVCKKCYGINLATGEAVEVGEAVGIIAAQSIGEPGTQLTMRTFHTGGVAGDDITSGLPRIQEIFEARNPKGQAVISEIKGQVTEIDEIREGQKEITIQGDVETRKYLAPYNARLKVQVGDSIDRGDSITEGSIDPKELIVVKDVATVQEYLLKEVQKVYRMQGVEIGDKHVEVMVRQMLRKVRVIEAGDTDLLPGSLLDIHQFSDANAEVLKVGKVPATSRPVILGITKASLETESFLSAASFQETTRVLTDAAIKGKTDELLGLKENVIIGKLVPAGTGMQRYRQIQLEKAEDAQTVTAE from the coding sequence TTGATAGATGTAAACAATTTTGAGTATATGAAAATCGGCCTTGCTTCACCGGATAAAATTCGTTCTTGGTCTTATGGTGAAGTCAAAAAACCTGAAACGATCAACTATCGTACATTGAAGCCTGAAAAGGATGGTTTGTTCTGTGAAAGGATTTTCGGACCTACAAAGGACTGGGAATGTCATTGCGGAAAATATAAACGTGTACGCTACAAAGGTGTCGTCTGCGATCGATGCGGAGTTGAAGTAACTCGTCAAAAAGTGCGCCGTGAACGTATGGGGCATATCGAGCTTGCAGCACCTGTAACGCATATTTGGTATTTTAAAGGCATTCCAAGCAGAATGGGTCTTATTTTAGATATGACGCCACGTGCTTTGGAAGAAATCATTTATTTTGCGTCTTATGTTGTCGTTGACCCTGCGGATACGCCACTTGAAAGAAAGCAACTTCTTTCAGAGAAGGAATATAGACTATATCGTGAAAAGTATGGTTCTAAATTCCAAGCGTTGATGGGTGCAGAAGCAATCGAACAACTACTTAAAGCGATTGATTTGGATAAAGAAACAGAAATGCTGAAGGAAGAGTTGAAGACCGTTCAAGGACAACGACGCACACGTGCAATCAGACGCCTTGAAGTTGTCGAGTCTTTCCGTAACTCAGGAAACCGACCTGAATGGATGGTTCTTGAAGTGCTGCCAGTCATTCCTCCAGAACTACGTCCAATGGTGCAATTGGACGGTGGTCGTTTCGCGACATCCGACTTGAACGACCTTTACCGTAGGGTCATTAACCGTAACAACCGTTTGAAGCGTCTACTTGACCTTGGTGCGCCTGGCATCATCGTCCAAAACGAAAAGCGTATGTTGCAGGAAGCTGTCGACGCGCTTGTAGATAACGGAAGACGGGGCCGTCCGGTGACAGGTCCGGGGAATCGTCCGTTGAAATCCCTCTCCCATATGTTGAAAGGGAAGCAAGGGCGCTTCCGTCAAAACTTATTGGGTAAACGGGTCGACTATTCTGGCCGTTCGGTTATTGTTGTTGGTCCTAATTTGAAAATGTATCAATGTGGTCTTCCGAAAGAAATGGCCATTGAACTATTCAAACCATTCGTCATGAAGGAACTAGTTGAACGTGGACTTGCTCATAATATCAAGAGTGCAAAACGCAAGATTGAACGTTTACATTCAGAAGTATGGGATGTCCTTGAAGACGTTATTAGAGAGCACCCGGTATTACTTAACCGTGCACCTACTCTTCATAGACTTGGAATCCAAGCGTTCGAACCTATGTTGGTCGAGGGTCGTGCCATCCAACTTCACCCGTTAGTATGTACAGCGTATAACGCTGACTTTGACGGTGACCAAATGGCTGTCCACGTTCCACTTTCGGCTGAAGCACAAGCAGAAGCGCGTCTATTGATGCTTGCTGCACAAAACATTCTGAACCCTAAAGATGGTAAGCCTGTAGTTACTCCATCTCAAGACATGGTATTAGGTAACTATTACCTTACACTTGAGCGGGCAGGCTCTGTAGGTGAAGGTTCGGTATTCAGTAGTACGGATGAAGCGTTGATTGCCTATCAGACAGGTCACGTTCATCTTCATACAAGAATTGCTATCCAAGCAAGCTCATTGAATAACCCGACATTCACTGAGGAACAGAACCGTAAGCTTTTATTGACGACGGTAGGGAAGCTGATCTTCAACGAAATTCTTCCTGAATCGTTCCCATACATCAATGAACCGACGAATCATAACTTACAAATTGAAACGCCGGATAAGTATTTCATCGATGGAACTGTGAATGTAAAAGAACATTTCCAAAGTGCGGAAGTGGTGCTTCCGTTCCGTAAGAAGATTCTTGGTAATATCATTGCGGAAATCTTTAAGAAGTTCCACATCACGGAAACTTCAAGAATGCTTGACCGAATGAAAAACCTTGGTTTCAAATATTCGACTCGAGCAGGTATTACAGTCGGTATTTCTGATATCGTCGTATTGCCGAACAAAGATGAAATTTTACGAGACGCTCAAAGTAAAGTAGATAAGGTTATGCAGCAATTCCGACGTGGACTTATCACGGAAGAAGAGCGCTACGACCGCGTTATTTCCTATTGGAGTAATGCGAAAGACATTATCCAAGATAAACTAATGGACTCCCTTGAAAACACGAACCCGATCTACATGATGAGTGACTCAGGTGCCCGTGGTAACGCGTCCAACTTCACGCAACTTGCTGGTATGCGTGGATTGATGGCGAACCCGGCTGGTCGAATTATCGAATTGCCGATTAAATCATCATTCCGTGAAGGTCTAACAGTCCTTGAGTACTTCATTTCTACGCATGGTGCCCGTAAAGGTCTTGCGGATACGGCGTTGAAAACAGCTGACTCCGGTTACTTGACTCGTCGTCTTGTTGACGTTGCTCAGGATGTCATCGTCCGTGAAGATGATTGCGGAACTGACCGCGGCCTGGAAATCAGCGCACTTAAAGAAGGCTCAGAAGTCATCGAAACATTGGATGAGCGTATTGAAGGTCGTCATACGAAGAAAACAATTCGTCATCCTGAAACAGGTGAAGTGATTGTTCCGAAGGATGGCTTAATCACTGCTGATCTGTCCGCTGCAATTCTTGAGGCCGGAATCGAAAAAGTTACTATTCGTTCTGCATTTACATGTAACGCGAAACACGGAGTTTGTAAGAAATGTTACGGTATCAACCTTGCAACGGGCGAGGCGGTTGAAGTTGGAGAAGCGGTCGGTATCATCGCTGCACAATCCATCGGAGAACCAGGAACACAGCTTACAATGCGTACATTCCATACTGGGGGAGTTGCCGGGGATGATATCACATCCGGTCTTCCACGTATCCAGGAAATCTTTGAAGCGCGAAATCCGAAAGGGCAGGCGGTCATCTCTGAGATCAAAGGTCAAGTAACCGAGATTGATGAAATCCGCGAAGGCCAGAAGGAAATCACAATTCAAGGGGATGTGGAGACGCGTAAGTATCTTGCTCCATACAATGCCCGATTGAAAGTGCAAGTCGGCGATTCTATCGATCGCGGAGACAGCATAACAGAAGGTTCGATCGATCCTAAGGAATTGATCGTTGTAAAAGACGTTGCTACAGTACAAGAATATCTTCTTAAAGAAGTTCAAAAAGTATACCGTATGCAAGGTGTTGAAATCGGTGATAAACACGTTGAAGTAATGGTTCGCCAAATGCTTCGCAAAGTGCGTGTCATCGAAGCTGGAGACACGGATCTTTTACCTGGCTCATTATTAGATATCCACCAATTCTCTGATGCGAACGCTGAAGTTCTGAAGGTCGGAAAAGTGCCAGCCACATCACGCCCTGTCATCCTTGGTATTACGAAGGCTTCTCTTGAGACCGAATCATTCTTATCTGCAGCTTCCTTCCAGGAGACAACTCGTGTCTTGACTGATGCAGCTATCAAAGGAAAAACAGATGAATTGCTTGGATTGAAAGAGAACGTCATCATCGGTAAACTTGTACCAGCTGGAACTGGAATGCAGCGCTATCGCCAAATCCAACTGGAAAAGGCTGAAGATGCGCAAACGGTAACAGCGGAATAA
- the rpsL gene encoding 30S ribosomal protein S12 encodes MPTINQLVRKPRKSKSDTSKAPALGKSYNSFKKSMTNVNSPQKRGVCTRVGTMTPKKPNSALRKYARVRLTNTLEVNAYIPGEGHNLQEHSVVLIRGGRVKDLPGVRYHIVRGALDTAGVTGRMQSRSQYGAKKPKAKKN; translated from the coding sequence ATGCCTACAATTAACCAATTAGTCCGCAAACCTCGTAAATCGAAGTCGGACACTTCTAAGGCACCAGCACTTGGTAAAAGCTATAACAGCTTCAAAAAGTCTATGACTAACGTTAACTCGCCACAAAAAAGAGGTGTTTGTACTCGTGTGGGTACAATGACTCCGAAGAAACCGAACTCGGCTCTTCGTAAATATGCGCGTGTACGTTTGACTAATACTTTGGAAGTTAACGCATATATCCCTGGTGAAGGTCACAACCTTCAAGAGCACAGTGTTGTTCTTATCCGTGGAGGACGTGTAAAAGACTTACCGGGTGTTCGTTACCATATCGTTCGTGGTGCGCTTGATACTGCTGGTGTTACTGGCCGTATGCAAAGCCGTTCACAATACGGTGCGAAAAAACCAAAAGCAAAGAAAAACTAA